One stretch of Lysobacter sp. TY2-98 DNA includes these proteins:
- a CDS encoding Ig-like domain-containing protein produces the protein MTRSALVAALALAVASAASATDFGHPDHYEFDASIAAPFRAQAGRFPIQLHFDYPGAGDRTAAAWTLDVVAPNGQVVASDRGLTKLGGRHVVVPATWNGGLQRGGAAAAGYYTLRLRAVPTVVDAADTRPIAARIDEAFRLFGDETVEQSYDVQVGSVAPARMTARVPLRVGAQSAAAPSQSLVAQAVPATGGLGYTVYYGNLHSQTNHSDGGTPLASCSGAENPQAGTMGPTDAYTMMQNQAHGDFLLTSEHNHMFDGSTGTNASANPTTAINLFKSGLTLASNYRAAHPTFLALYGLEWGVISNGGHLNLLNVDALAEWETNSSGQLIGEVNTPKSDYPALYSTMKSRGWIGMFNHPATSGQFLVNGTPLGYDPNGAQVMVLAEVLNSSAFSTNTTETETGRSSYQGAWNILLERGYKVAPASDQDNHCANWGLSFTNRTGVLLANGATLNTTNFYDALKARRTFATEDRTGQLVLTANGHVMGESFNNSGALTLTANYASTSGQTAQRVQFFEGVPGRNGTVTQLFEGSDTTTITPATGDHFYYAQITQANGLRLWSAPVWVTQGTGGGDTTAPTATASESGTSGTITLSATASDNVGVSKVEFYVDGSLKGSDTTSPYSTTLDSTTLANGSHTLVAKAYDAAGNVGTSSSVAFSVSNTTGDTTAPTVSASESGTSGTITLSASASDNVGVSKVEFYVDGTLKGNDTTSPYSMTLDSTTLTNGSHTLTAKAYDAAGNVGTSTGVGFSVSNSTTATELIKNGGFESGTTSWSATSGDITSSSTYAAHGGTYKLWLNGYGSASTDYGYQTITIPSTATTVTLSFWLRVVSDETTTTTAYDTVKAQLRNSSNTVLTTLATYSNLNKGSTYVQKTFDVSSYRGQTVRVYFEGVEGSQVATSFLIDDISVQSK, from the coding sequence ATGACCCGATCCGCCCTCGTCGCCGCGCTCGCGCTCGCCGTGGCCTCCGCCGCGTCCGCCACCGATTTCGGCCACCCCGATCACTACGAGTTCGACGCTTCGATCGCCGCGCCCTTCCGCGCGCAGGCGGGACGCTTCCCGATCCAGCTGCACTTCGACTACCCGGGCGCGGGCGATCGCACCGCCGCAGCGTGGACGCTCGACGTGGTCGCGCCGAACGGCCAGGTCGTCGCCAGCGACCGCGGCCTGACCAAGCTCGGCGGCCGTCATGTCGTGGTGCCGGCGACGTGGAACGGCGGCCTGCAGCGGGGCGGTGCCGCGGCGGCGGGGTACTACACGCTGCGCCTGCGCGCGGTGCCGACCGTCGTCGACGCCGCCGACACGCGTCCGATCGCGGCGCGCATCGACGAGGCCTTCCGCCTGTTCGGCGACGAAACCGTCGAACAGAGCTACGACGTGCAGGTCGGCAGCGTCGCGCCGGCACGCATGACCGCGCGCGTTCCGCTGCGGGTGGGTGCGCAGTCGGCCGCCGCGCCGTCGCAGTCGCTGGTCGCGCAGGCGGTGCCGGCCACCGGCGGCCTCGGTTACACCGTGTACTACGGCAACCTGCACAGCCAGACCAACCACAGCGACGGCGGCACGCCTCTGGCGTCGTGCAGCGGTGCGGAAAACCCGCAGGCGGGCACCATGGGTCCGACCGACGCCTACACCATGATGCAGAACCAGGCGCACGGCGACTTCCTGCTCACGTCCGAACACAACCACATGTTCGACGGTTCGACGGGCACGAACGCGAGCGCGAACCCCACCACTGCGATCAATCTGTTCAAGAGCGGCCTGACGCTGGCGAGCAACTACCGGGCCGCGCATCCCACCTTCCTCGCGCTGTACGGGCTGGAGTGGGGCGTCATCAGCAACGGCGGCCACCTCAACCTGCTCAACGTCGACGCGCTCGCCGAGTGGGAGACGAATTCGTCGGGCCAGCTGATCGGCGAAGTGAACACGCCCAAGAGCGACTACCCCGCGCTGTACTCGACCATGAAGTCGCGCGGCTGGATCGGCATGTTCAACCACCCGGCCACGAGCGGGCAGTTCCTCGTCAACGGCACCCCGCTGGGCTACGACCCCAACGGCGCGCAGGTCATGGTGCTGGCCGAAGTGCTGAACTCGTCGGCGTTCTCGACCAACACCACCGAAACCGAAACCGGCCGCAGCAGCTACCAGGGCGCGTGGAACATCCTGCTCGAGCGCGGCTACAAGGTCGCGCCGGCCAGCGACCAGGACAACCACTGCGCGAACTGGGGCCTGTCGTTCACCAACCGCACCGGCGTGCTGCTCGCCAACGGCGCGACGCTCAACACCACGAACTTCTACGACGCGCTGAAGGCCCGCCGCACGTTCGCGACGGAAGACCGCACCGGCCAGCTCGTGCTCACCGCGAACGGCCACGTGATGGGCGAGTCGTTCAACAACAGCGGCGCGCTCACGCTCACCGCCAACTACGCGAGCACCAGCGGCCAGACCGCGCAGCGCGTGCAGTTCTTCGAAGGCGTGCCGGGTCGCAACGGCACGGTGACGCAGCTTTTCGAAGGCAGCGACACGACCACGATTACCCCGGCCACGGGCGACCACTTCTACTACGCGCAGATCACGCAGGCGAACGGCCTGCGCCTGTGGTCGGCGCCGGTGTGGGTGACGCAGGGCACGGGCGGCGGCGACACCACCGCGCCGACCGCGACCGCGTCCGAATCCGGCACCAGCGGCACGATCACGCTGTCGGCCACCGCGTCCGACAACGTCGGCGTGTCGAAGGTGGAGTTCTACGTCGACGGCAGCCTCAAGGGCAGCGACACGACCTCGCCGTATTCGACGACGCTGGATTCCACCACGCTCGCGAACGGCAGCCATACGCTCGTCGCCAAGGCCTACGACGCCGCCGGCAACGTCGGCACATCGTCGAGCGTGGCTTTCAGCGTGAGCAACACCACCGGCGACACCACCGCGCCGACGGTGAGCGCATCGGAATCCGGCACGAGCGGCACGATCACACTATCGGCGAGCGCATCGGACAACGTGGGCGTGTCGAAGGTGGAGTTCTACGTCGACGGCACGCTGAAGGGCAACGACACGACCTCGCCGTATTCGATGACGCTGGATTCGACGACGCTCACCAACGGCTCGCACACGCTGACCGCGAAGGCCTACGACGCGGCGGGCAACGTGGGCACATCGACCGGCGTCGGCTTCTCCGTCAGCAACAGCACGACCGCGACCGAGCTGATCAAGAACGGCGGCTTCGAGTCCGGCACCACGTCGTGGTCGGCCACGAGCGGCGACATCACCAGCAGCAGCACCTACGCGGCGCACGGCGGCACCTACAAGCTGTGGCTCAACGGCTACGGTTCGGCCAGTACCGACTACGGCTACCAGACGATCACCATCCCGTCGACGGCGACCACCGTGACGCTTTCGTTCTGGCTGCGCGTGGTCAGCGACGAGACGACGACCACGACCGCCTACGACACCGTCAAGGCGCAGCTGCGCAACAGCAGCAACACCGTGCTGACCACGCTCGCCACGTACTCGAACCTCAACAAGGGGTCGACCTACGTGCAGAAGACGTTCGACGTCTCGAGCTACCGCGGCCAGACCGTGCGCGTGTACTTCGAAGGCGTGGAGGGCTCGCAGGTGGCGACGTCGTTCCTGATCGACGACATCTCGGTGCAGTCGAAGTAA